GGCAGCTGGTGCGTGCCGGCGGCGTTGGCGCGCTCCTCGTCCAGGTCCAGCACCACCTGCTTGAAGCCGGGCGGCATGGCGCCATGCGGGCGCCCCTTGAGGATCAGCCCCAGGCCTTCGGCGGCGCGCGCCGCCAGGCTTTCGGCCAGGCTGGCATCGCCGGCCATGAAGCTGGGCAGCTCAAGGCTGATGTTCTTGGGCAGCGGGCTGGCCAGCAGGTCCTTCAGCAGGCCCTCGTTGAGGATGTTGAGCACCACCGGCGCGCCACCGGCGGGCCAGACATCCTGTACCGCCGCGAGCAGTTCGGCGGCATCCAGCTTGGCGTCGGGGCGCAGCGGGAAGACGGTCAGGCGGCTGGCTTCGATGAGGCGTTGCTTGTCGACCATGGGCGTGTAGCCCAGGGCCAGGGATCCCAGGATGCTGTGGTGATTGCTCATTAGTTATTGATGTATTGGAACAGGGACATGCGTTGCACCATGGCATAGGTCTTGAGCGCCGCGTCGTAGCCGGTCTGCTGGTTCTGGAAATCGGAGATGCCTTGCACCATGTCCAGATCCTCGGCAGCCGAGCGTTCCTGCTGACTGTACTGCTTCAGCGCGGCCATGCGATTTTCGGAGCCGTCCAGATTGTTCATGCGTTCGCCCACCTGACTGCGAACATTTTGTAAGTTGCTCATCGCCGCATCCAGATCGCGGATCGCGACCAGATTGGCCTGGGTGATCTCGGCACCGCCGCGGTTGGTGGTGCGCAGATCGGTGACGGCCTGGTCCAGCACGGCGAACAGCTTCAGGTCGCTGCTGGCCGGCTTGATCTGGAACAGATCGCCATCGGCCGGCGCGCCGCCGATCTGTACCGCCATGCCCTCGAAGCTGAGGGTCTGGCCGGGCGAGAAGGCGCCGCTCTGCACCGCGCCGGTGTCGGTGTTGGTGAAGGTATAGGTGGCCGCGGGGGCGACGCCGCTGATGGCGATGTCGTAGTTGTTGCTGGTGAGCTGCTTGGGGTCGAGCACGCGGCCCGAGTCGATCCAGCCCTTGGCCGGCGAGCCGGTGATGCTGTTGGCCGCCGCGCCGGTCACGAAGCTGCCATTGCCGCTGCGGCCCTGCTCCCAGGCCAGGCGGCCGTCCACGGTGAGGGCGAAGCTGTCCAGGTTGCCGGTTTCCACCGAGCCGGGCAGGCCGGCGAATACCACGCCGCCGGGCGTGTCCAGGAAGGGCGGGTTGCTGGAGCCCTGGCCGGAGAACAGGAAGCCGCCCACGCCGTCGGGGCGGTTGGCGATCGAGAGCAGCTGGGCGCGCAGGCCGGAGATCTTGTTGGCCAGGCCGGCGCGCTCGGGGTCGCTGTAGCTGGCATTGCCGGCCGCCACCAGGGTCTCGCGGATCTGCTGCAGGATCTCGCCGGCATCGCCCAGCGCCGATTCGCTCAGCGTCATCGAATTGCGGCTGGCATCCAGCGCGCGTTGATTCGCCTCCACCTGGCCGATCGCGGCGAGCGCACGTTCCGCGCGGGCGGCGCCCGTGGGGTCGTCGCTGGCGCGTTCGATGCGCTTGCCCGAGGTGAGGCGCTGCTGCGAGTCCTGCATATGCTGCTGGCGCTTTTGCAGGGTGGCGATGCTGGCATCGAAGATATTGGCGGTAGACAAACGCATGATTCAGCCCTCGGCGATGCTTTTCTTCATCAACGCTGTGACAGCGACAGCAGTTCCTGGAAGATGGTCTGGGCGGTCTGCAGCACCTTGGCTGCGGCCTGGTAGCCCTGCTGGTACTGCATCAGCCGGGCCGCCTCCTCGTCCAGATTGACGCCGGCAAAACCGGCGCGTGTGGCCTCGGCATCGGCCGCCACGCTGGCCGAGACGTCCGACAGATAGCTCGCGCCCTGCACGCGCGCACCGATCTCCGACATCGAGGCCGCATAGGCATCGGTGATGGTGGCGCCGGCCGAGAGGCTGCCGTCGGGCAGCACGCTCTGGCCGATATAGGCTTCCTTCTGCAGGGCCAGGAAGGCCTTGGCATTGCCGTTGTTGTTGGCCGGGAACTTGGTCAGCGTGATGTCGATGGTGTCGCCAGGGAAGGCCACGCCATTGACGGTCTCGGGCACCTTGGGCACGCCGTTGATGTTGAGCTTGAAGCCCAGGTCCATCGGCGGCACCGCGTTCGGGTCCACACCGATGCTCTGGCCGGCATACCAGGTGCCGGTGTAGACCGTGCCATCGGCCAGGGTCAGCTGGTAGTCCAGCCCCTTGGGATCGAGGGCGTTGGTGTTGGTGAAGCTCAGCGAGGCCGGCACCTTGTCCAGCGCGGGGTTGCTCAGGTCGTAGAGCCCGTGCACGTTCGGGTTCACCGCGAACAGCGAGTCCACCGTGGCGGTGCCGCGGTTGCTGACCTTGGCGTTGGCGCTCAGCGGCGAGGCCGCGGCGATGCCCGAGGTGGAGTCGAGCACGCGCTTCATGTCGATGGCGCTGCTGGCGACCGGCTCGAGCACGAAGCTGTCGGTGGAGATCGGCGGGCCGGCCGGGAAGGTGATGGTGAAGCCATCCACCTGGTCGCCCGCGGAGACGCTGCGCGTCAGGCCGTCGGAGAGCCGCACCAGCTGGTACTTGCTCGGGTCGCTGGGGTCGGCCGTGAGCTTGTAGGAGCTGGCTTGCAACAGATTCGATTGCCCCGGCACCAGATCGAGCTTGACCGGCGTGGCATAGCTGCCATCGGGGTTCTTCGCATTGGTGGCGGCCGGCAGGGCACGCGGCTTGCCGATCGTGAAGATGGGCGCGCCGACGCCGGGCGGCTCGGACATGTTCCAGCCCAGCGCCTGCTGTTCGTTGACGCGCGTCGCCACCGCGGTGGCGAGCTGGCCGATCATGTTGCGCGCGTCCTGCAGGTCCTTGTTCTGGTAGTTCAGCAGCGCGGCGACCGAGCCGCCGGTGAGCACGCTCTCGTCCAGCGTGCGGGTGCGCTGACCCTCGGTGATGCTGACGGTGGCGCGGGTGTTGTCGTAGGGGTCGCGGCTGACCGAGAGCTGCAGCGCATCGGCGCCCAGCACCAGGCGCTGGCCGCCGCCGATGAAGACGCCCAGCGTGCCGTCGTCGGCCGGTAGGGTGGAGATCTGCATGTACTCGCTGAGCTGCGAGACCAGCTGGTCGCGCTGGTCGAGCAGGTCGTTGGGCGTGTGGCCGGTGCCGTTGGCGCGCGCGATCTGGTCGTTGGCGGTGGCGATCTGCTTGGCCAACTGGTTGACGATGGACACATTGGCCGACAGATCGCTCACCACGCCGGCCTGCAGATCGGTGAGCTGCTGGCCGGCGCCGGCGAAGCGCGAGGCCAGCTCGCGTGCGCGGCCCAGCACCACCTGGCGTGCCGAGGGGTCGGCCGGGTGGCTGGCCACGTCCATGAGCGAATTCAGCAACTGGTTGGCAGCAAAGCCCAGGCCCTGTTCGCCGGGCGGGAACAGCTTCTCGAGCTGCGCCAGCTGGTTGTTGGCGGTGCTGTCCATGGCCGCGATGGACCTGGAGTTGAAGGCTTCCTTGGTGAGGAACTCGTTGTGGCTGCGCGTCACGGTCTGCACCACCACGCCCTTGCCGAAGAAGCCGGCGCCGGTGACCTGGCCGGCCGGCGTGGTCAGCACCACCTGCTGGCGCGAGTAGCCCGGCGTGTTGGCGTTGGCGATGTTCTGGCCGATGGTCTGCAAGGCCGCCTGGTTGGCGAACATTGCGCGCATGCCCAGCGAGAGCAGTGCTCCGGTGCCCATGATCTGTCCTTAGGCCAGGGCGCGCTGCACGCGCACCGTGGTGTTGATGACGCGCGCCAACTTGTCGGCGTACTCGGGGTCGGTGGCATAGCCGGCCTTCTGCAGGCCGCGCGCAAAGCCTTCGGCCGTGCCAGCCTTGGCCACCACGTCGCGGTAGCGCTCGTTGCTACCGATCAGCCTGGCGTAGTCCTTGAAGGCCTCGTCGTAGCTGCCATAGGCGCGGAACTTGGCGGTGACCTTCTGGGCCTTGCCGTCGATGTATTCGGTGGTCTGCACCTCGGCCACCTTGCCGGTCCAGCCGGGCGTGGCCTTGATGCCGAAGACGTTGAAGGAGGGGCTGCCGTCCTTGTTGCTGATCTCGCGCTTGCCCCAGCCCGACTCATGCGCCGCCTGCGCCAGCATGAAGCTGGCGGGGATGCCGGTTTGCTCCTGGGCCGACTTGGCGGCCGCGTCATGCTTCTGGATGAAGCTCTGCACATGCGGGGCGATGCCCTTCTTGGCCAGCGCGGGCAGGGGCTGCAGGGTTTTGGTGGCGTCCTTGGCACCGCCGTCGGCGATGCCCATCTGGCGCTGCAGCTGGCGCTCAATGGCGGCGGAGAGGCCGCCCGGCAGGCCGGTCATCTTGCCGGCGAACTGCTGGTCCAGCATCTCGGTGCCCATCTGCGTGGCAGAGTTGTCGAGCAGGCCCGAGGACAGCGTGGAGGCGCGCATGCTCTTCATCACCTCCTGCATGAAGAGCGATTCGAACTGCTTGGCGGCCTCCTTGATGGAGGCCTTGGGGTCGCGCGCGGCCGAGGCCTTGAGGGCATCGATCGAGCGCGTGTCGGCGTTCAGCGCGTTGCCGCCGCTGTAGCTGCCGGTATTCAGGGGCAGGGGATTGAAGGCCATGTCAGATCACCTCAAGTTCCGCGGTGATGGCGCCGGCGCTCTTCATCGCTTGCAGGATGGCCAGCAGGTCCTGCGGGGTGGCGCCCAGCGCATTCAGCGCCTTCACCACATCGGCCAACTTGGCGGTGGTGGGCAGCTGGATCAGCGAGCCGGGTTCCTGCTTGATCGAGATATCGGTCTTCTCGGTGACGGTGGTCTGGCCGCCCGAGAAGGGGCCGGGCTGGCTGACCTGGGGCGTGGAGCTGATCGTCACCGACAGATTGCCATGCGCGATCGCGCAGGCACTCAGCGCCACCGCCTGGTTCATCACCACCGAGCCGGTGCGCGCATTGATGACCACGCGGGCGGCCGGGCTGCTGAGGTCCAGCGGCAGGTCTTCCAGATCGGCCAGGAAGCTGACGCGCTGGTCCGGATCGGCGGGCACGCGCACGCGCACGGTGCGGCCGTCCAGCGCCTGGGCCACGCCCTCGCCCTTGGCCTTGTTGATGGTCTTGGCGAGATTGCGGGCGGTGTTGAAATCGGCCGCGTTGAGGTCGAACTGGATGCTGTCGCCGCTTTGCAGCGCGGTGGGCACGGTGCGCTCCACCAGCGCGCCAGCGGGCACGCGGCCGGCGCTCAGGTGGTTGATCTGCACCTTGGAGCCGCCCGCCGAGGCGCCCGCGCCGCCGACGATCAGATTGCCCTGGGCCATCGCGTAGATCTGGCCGTCGGTGCCGCGCAGCGGCGTGGCGATCAGGGTGCCGCCGCGCAGGCTCTTGGCATTGCCGATCGAGGACACCACCACATCGAGCTGCTGGCCGGTCTGGGCGAAGGGCGGCAGCGAGGTGGTCACCATCACCGCGGCGATATTGCGCGGCTGCATGGTCACGCCCTGGGGCAGGATGACGCCGAACTGCTGCAGCATCGCCGTCAGGCTCTGGCCGGTGAAGGGGGTCTGGGTGGTCTGGTCGCCGGTGCCGTCGAGGCCGACGACGAGGCCGTAGCCCACCAGCGGGTTGCTGCGCACGCCCTGCACGCTGGCCACCTCCTTGATGCGGGCGGCCTGGGCCGTGGTGCTGACGAGGGCCATGCTCAGGAAAAACCACCCGAGAAGGCGCTGGAACTGCTGCGAGATTGGGGTGGTAGACATGGCGGCCGCACTTGAGACTAGTGCGACCGATTCTGGAGAAACTTAAACGGGCGAAAGGTTCAAAAAGAAGCGCGACAACCAGCCTATTCCATGGGCGTCGTTGACGACGCCACGGCCGCGCTGCTCGATGCGCACATTCGCCACCGAGGCCGAGGGCACGGTATTGCCCTGCAGGATGCTGCGCGGGTCCACCTGGCCCGAGAAACGCAGCACGTCGACGTTGTGGTTCACGCCGATCTGCTTCTCGGCGCTGATCATCAGGTGGCCGTTGGGCAGCACCGCGGTGACCACCGCGGTGATGGTGCCGCTGAACTCGTTGGTGTTCTGGTTGCTGCCCTTGCCGGTGGCCTTGTTGCTCGACGAGCCCGCCGCCGAGGCGCGCCCGAAGGAGTTGCTGGAGATGCCGGGCAGGGCGGTGACGCCGGCGCTCAGCGCGCCGCTCTTGTCGATCTCGCTGGTGGAGCTCTGGCTGGCGCTGACCTTTTCGACGATCTGTATCGTCAGGGTGTCGCCCACCAGGCGTGCGCGATGGTCCTCGAACAGCGGCCGGTAGCTGGCCGCCTGGTAGATGGACCCGTTGGCGGCCACCACCGTGGGCGCGGCCGGCAGCTGCACCACCGGCGCGTTCTGCATCTCGATATGCGGTTCGCGGTACAT
This portion of the Paucibacter sediminis genome encodes:
- the flgL gene encoding flagellar hook-associated protein FlgL — translated: MRLSTANIFDASIATLQKRQQHMQDSQQRLTSGKRIERASDDPTGAARAERALAAIGQVEANQRALDASRNSMTLSESALGDAGEILQQIRETLVAAGNASYSDPERAGLANKISGLRAQLLSIANRPDGVGGFLFSGQGSSNPPFLDTPGGVVFAGLPGSVETGNLDSFALTVDGRLAWEQGRSGNGSFVTGAAANSITGSPAKGWIDSGRVLDPKQLTSNNYDIAISGVAPAATYTFTNTDTGAVQSGAFSPGQTLSFEGMAVQIGGAPADGDLFQIKPASSDLKLFAVLDQAVTDLRTTNRGGAEITQANLVAIRDLDAAMSNLQNVRSQVGERMNNLDGSENRMAALKQYSQQERSAAEDLDMVQGISDFQNQQTGYDAALKTYAMVQRMSLFQYINN
- the flgK gene encoding flagellar hook-associated protein FlgK, which codes for MGTGALLSLGMRAMFANQAALQTIGQNIANANTPGYSRQQVVLTTPAGQVTGAGFFGKGVVVQTVTRSHNEFLTKEAFNSRSIAAMDSTANNQLAQLEKLFPPGEQGLGFAANQLLNSLMDVASHPADPSARQVVLGRARELASRFAGAGQQLTDLQAGVVSDLSANVSIVNQLAKQIATANDQIARANGTGHTPNDLLDQRDQLVSQLSEYMQISTLPADDGTLGVFIGGGQRLVLGADALQLSVSRDPYDNTRATVSITEGQRTRTLDESVLTGGSVAALLNYQNKDLQDARNMIGQLATAVATRVNEQQALGWNMSEPPGVGAPIFTIGKPRALPAATNAKNPDGSYATPVKLDLVPGQSNLLQASSYKLTADPSDPSKYQLVRLSDGLTRSVSAGDQVDGFTITFPAGPPISTDSFVLEPVASSAIDMKRVLDSTSGIAAASPLSANAKVSNRGTATVDSLFAVNPNVHGLYDLSNPALDKVPASLSFTNTNALDPKGLDYQLTLADGTVYTGTWYAGQSIGVDPNAVPPMDLGFKLNINGVPKVPETVNGVAFPGDTIDITLTKFPANNNGNAKAFLALQKEAYIGQSVLPDGSLSAGATITDAYAASMSEIGARVQGASYLSDVSASVAADAEATRAGFAGVNLDEEAARLMQYQQGYQAAAKVLQTAQTIFQELLSLSQR
- the flgJ gene encoding flagellar assembly peptidoglycan hydrolase FlgJ — protein: MAFNPLPLNTGSYSGGNALNADTRSIDALKASAARDPKASIKEAAKQFESLFMQEVMKSMRASTLSSGLLDNSATQMGTEMLDQQFAGKMTGLPGGLSAAIERQLQRQMGIADGGAKDATKTLQPLPALAKKGIAPHVQSFIQKHDAAAKSAQEQTGIPASFMLAQAAHESGWGKREISNKDGSPSFNVFGIKATPGWTGKVAEVQTTEYIDGKAQKVTAKFRAYGSYDEAFKDYARLIGSNERYRDVVAKAGTAEGFARGLQKAGYATDPEYADKLARVINTTVRVQRALA
- a CDS encoding flagellar basal body P-ring protein FlgI; translated protein: MALVSTTAQAARIKEVASVQGVRSNPLVGYGLVVGLDGTGDQTTQTPFTGQSLTAMLQQFGVILPQGVTMQPRNIAAVMVTTSLPPFAQTGQQLDVVVSSIGNAKSLRGGTLIATPLRGTDGQIYAMAQGNLIVGGAGASAGGSKVQINHLSAGRVPAGALVERTVPTALQSGDSIQFDLNAADFNTARNLAKTINKAKGEGVAQALDGRTVRVRVPADPDQRVSFLADLEDLPLDLSSPAARVVINARTGSVVMNQAVALSACAIAHGNLSVTISSTPQVSQPGPFSGGQTTVTEKTDISIKQEPGSLIQLPTTAKLADVVKALNALGATPQDLLAILQAMKSAGAITAELEVI
- a CDS encoding flagellar basal body L-ring protein FlgH, with translation MKQTMPFVMLALASLSACSTMYREPHIEMQNAPVVQLPAAPTVVAANGSIYQAASYRPLFEDHRARLVGDTLTIQIVEKVSASQSSTSEIDKSGALSAGVTALPGISSNSFGRASAAGSSSNKATGKGSNQNTNEFSGTITAVVTAVLPNGHLMISAEKQIGVNHNVDVLRFSGQVDPRSILQGNTVPSASVANVRIEQRGRGVVNDAHGIGWLSRFFLNLSPV